One Mycolicibacterium doricum genomic window, CCGGCGCTGTGGATCCTGGCCGGCGCCGTCGCCGGAGTGATGGCCATCGCCGTCATCATGCTGAGATCGGGCGAACCCGTACGCCATCACCTCACCCGGGGCCCGTGGTCTGAACGGCGAGTGGATGATCAGCCACCAAACAAGACAGATTAGGTGCCCCTTTTCGGTCGGCGCCTTGTCCTGCCCATGGAGATCGGCATCGTCTTTACGCGTTGCCAGTTAAGCCCACGGTCATCGTCTCGGTGAGGTCGTCGGCGGCCGCGACCACCTCGTCACGCCAGCACGCCGGCCGCAGCGCTGACCGTGACCGGCGACTCCACCTAGCCCGACGTCGCCCTCGGTGACCGACGTCTGCAAGTCCGGAACGAGCAGATCGTCGTTGGGGGGATGCCCTTATCGGCGACTGCTTCGGATCGGTGCGCCTGCCGCAGCGTTGGTAGACCGTCGCACGCTCCGCCGATCGCCGCCATGCCGACGATTGCCAACAGCGTTAGCGTCATCCACCAGACGCTCCTGCGCCGATAGATCGCCCGCATGGTCGATACGCCTCTTCGATGTCATCCCGTCATTCGCCGTGAAGCCATTGCGTTACCATTTTACGTAGTCTCTACGTAGATCGTGCCGTGCGGACCGGCCCCGGCCGCAGGGCCGTCGCCGGTGCTCGCCCGAGCGGCCGCCGGCGCCGAACGTCCAGTCAGGGAGGTCGTCGTGTCCTTGCCACAGGTCACGCACGACACCGCGCGGCTTCGAGTCGGCGTCCCGTATCGGAGAAAGCCCCCCGTGAGTGGCACTTGAAATGACTCATCGACTCACCGATGCGCCCCGAACGTCGCCGTCGAGGCTGGACATGGACACGGGCGTTGCGCGTCGGGGACGGAGGCGACCCTCGACACACCGGTTACCGGTGATACGGCGTGGCATCGCCGCGGGTTTGAGCGCGGTACTACTCTGTGTCGCAGTTTCGGGATGCTCCAGCGGAGACGACGCCGTCGCGCAGGGTGGCACGTTCGAGTTCGTGTCGCCGGGTGGGCAGGTCGACATCTTCTACGATCCGCCGCAGAGTCGTGGTCGCCCGGGGCCGATACGCGGACCCGACCTGATGGACCCCAACCGCACGTTGTCACTTGATGACTTTGCCGAGCAGGTGGTGGTGATCAACGTGTGGGGTCAGTGGTGCGGCCCCTGTCGCACCGAGATGCCGGAATTGCAAAGGGTGTACGACGCGACCCGGAACGAGGGAGTCGCCTTCCTGGGCATCGACGTCCGCGATAACAATCGCCAAGCTGCGGTTGACTTCATCGTCGATCGCAAGGTCACCTTCCCGTCGATCTACGACCCACCGATGCGCACGATGATCGCCTTGGGCGCGAGATATCCCACCACCGTCATCCCGTCCACCATCGTCTTGGACCGGTCGCATCGCGTCGCCGCGGTGTTCCTGCGAACGCTGCTCGGCGAGGATCTCGAACCGGTGGTCCGTCGCCTCGCCGCCGAGACCGCGAGCGGCTCAGGGTCCCCGCGATGAACGGCGACCCCGCCCTGGCTGCACGTCGCCGGGGGGCCCGGCCGACACTCGGGCGCAACGCTGCGACGCGATGGTGGGCGGCCCCGTGATCGGTCAGGTGGTGCTCCCCACCTCACCGCCGTCGATATGGGCGATGCTCGGTTGGTTACCGCCACCGGTTCCGATACTGCCGGTATTGGCAATTGTTTTGGCGGTGTGGTACCTGCTCGCCGTTCGAGTCGTCAGATCTCGTGGCCGCCGGTGGGCGTGGTCGCGCACCGCGAGCTTCCTGGCCGGCTGCATCGCCTTGGCGGCGGTGACGGGTCTGGCCATCGACGGCTACGGCTACCGGCTGTTCAGTGCCTTCATGTTCCAGCACCTGACGCTGTCAATCCTCGTTCCGCCGCTGCTCGTGCTGGGTGCGCCCGGCCGGCTGCTACTCAGGTCCACGCCCCATCGTGGACTCGGACGCTACGTCGTGATCTCCGCGCTGGGCGGACTGCGCTGCCGGGCGAGCAGGATCGTGCTGCACCCCGGCTTCACCATTCCGGTGTTCCTGTTGAGCTACTACGGCTTGTACCTTTCCGACCTCTTCGACGCGGCGGCGGCCAGCGTGGCCGGACACGTCACACTGCAGGTGTTCTTTCTCGCCAGCGGCCTATTGTTCATCCTGCCGATCCTGTCGACCGGTCCCCTGCCGGTCCGGCAGAGCAACCTGGGCCGCTTCTTCGACATCTTCGTCGAAATGCCGCTGCACGTCTTCATCGGCGTCATCCTGATGATGGCACCGCGGACGCTCACCGAGACCTTCGCCCAACCTCCGCCGAACTGGAACGTCGACCCGGTCGCCGACCAGGGGGTCGCCGGCGCCTTGGCGTGGTCCTACGGCGAGCCCGTCGCACTGCTGACGACTTTAATCTTCGCCATCCGATGGCGCCGAGATGAGGAGTCGGAGTCGGCGAGGAGGGAGGCCGACGTCGAACGCGACGAGGCGGAACTAGCTGCCTACAACGCGTTTCTGCGCGGTCTGCATCGTCAGCGGCGACCACCTACCGACGTGCCGAGCACCGCCAACGACGACTGACGCCACGACGACAACGCGCCGGCAGCTGATCCGGAGCCGAACCGGGTCGCCGCAGCGACACTCGTCAGCGCTGCAGCGGCGTCATGAGGGACATCTCGAACTGCTGACCCTTGATGAGCGACCGTGCGTTCGCCATCGCCCGAGGATTTGAGCCTGCTTGCAGGTGGTCACGTGCGGCCGAGATCGTGAAACGGTGCTGCTTGATCATCACGTCGAGATACGGGCCCGCCGC contains:
- a CDS encoding cytochrome c oxidase assembly protein, coding for MVGGPVIGQVVLPTSPPSIWAMLGWLPPPVPILPVLAIVLAVWYLLAVRVVRSRGRRWAWSRTASFLAGCIALAAVTGLAIDGYGYRLFSAFMFQHLTLSILVPPLLVLGAPGRLLLRSTPHRGLGRYVVISALGGLRCRASRIVLHPGFTIPVFLLSYYGLYLSDLFDAAAASVAGHVTLQVFFLASGLLFILPILSTGPLPVRQSNLGRFFDIFVEMPLHVFIGVILMMAPRTLTETFAQPPPNWNVDPVADQGVAGALAWSYGEPVALLTTLIFAIRWRRDEESESARREADVERDEAELAAYNAFLRGLHRQRRPPTDVPSTANDD
- a CDS encoding TlpA disulfide reductase family protein, with amino-acid sequence MTHRLTDAPRTSPSRLDMDTGVARRGRRRPSTHRLPVIRRGIAAGLSAVLLCVAVSGCSSGDDAVAQGGTFEFVSPGGQVDIFYDPPQSRGRPGPIRGPDLMDPNRTLSLDDFAEQVVVINVWGQWCGPCRTEMPELQRVYDATRNEGVAFLGIDVRDNNRQAAVDFIVDRKVTFPSIYDPPMRTMIALGARYPTTVIPSTIVLDRSHRVAAVFLRTLLGEDLEPVVRRLAAETASGSGSPR
- a CDS encoding DUF305 domain-containing protein, which gives rise to MTGANGAGAAGPYLDVMIKQHRFTISAARDHLQAGSNPRAMANARSLIKGQQFEMSLMTPLQR